A single genomic interval of Dromiciops gliroides isolate mDroGli1 chromosome 1, mDroGli1.pri, whole genome shotgun sequence harbors:
- the LOC122735764 gene encoding peroxiredoxin-1-like, with protein sequence MASGNAKIEFPAPIFHATAVMPDQQFKDISLSNYKGKYVVLFFYPLGFIFMCPTEIIAFSDRAEEFKKLNCQVIGASVDSHFCYLAWVNTVKKGGLGAWNIPLMSDPKHTICQDYGVLKADEGISFRGLFIIDDNGILRQITINDLPVGRSVDEALWLVQAFQFTDKYGEV encoded by the coding sequence ATGGCTTCGGGAAATGCCAAGATTGAGTTCCCAGCCCCCATTTTCCATGCTACAGCTGTTATGCCAGATCAGCAGTTCAAAGACATCAGCCTCTCCAACTACAAAGGAAAATATGTTGTGTTGTTCTTTTACCCCTTGGGCTTCATTTTTATGTGCCCCACAGAGATTATTGCATTCAGTGATCGAGCTGAAGAATTTAAAAAACTCAACTGCCAAGTGATTGGTGCATCAGTGGACTCGCACTTCTGTTACCTTGCCTGGGTCAACACGGTCAAGAAGGGTGGACTGGGAGCCTGGAACATCCCATTGATGTCTGACCCCAAACACACCATTTGTCAAGATTATGGGGTCTTGAAGGCAGATGAGGGAATCTCATTCAGGGGTCTCTTCATCATTGATGATAATGGCATCCTTCGCCAGATCACCATCAATGACCTTCCTGTGGGCCGCTCTGTAGATGAAGCACTGTGGCTTGTCCAGGCTTTCCAGTTCACAGACAAGTATGGTGAAGTGTGA